From a single Ignavibacteriota bacterium genomic region:
- the bcp gene encoding thioredoxin-dependent thiol peroxidase, with protein sequence MKELKAGDAAPAFELPTGDGGKLALADLKGKTVVLYFYPKDNTSGCTKEACAFNDTLAKIKKKGAVVVGVSPDSAASHAKFAGKYDLSFPLVSDESKKMLGAYGVWKEKSMYGRKYMGVERTTFIIDGKGKITHVFRKVKVDGHVEEVLAALAE encoded by the coding sequence ATGAAAGAACTCAAGGCCGGAGACGCAGCTCCGGCATTTGAGCTTCCCACCGGGGACGGGGGGAAGCTCGCGCTGGCCGACCTGAAGGGAAAGACGGTCGTCCTGTATTTCTACCCGAAGGACAACACCTCTGGCTGTACGAAGGAAGCGTGCGCGTTCAACGACACGCTGGCGAAGATCAAGAAGAAGGGTGCGGTGGTCGTGGGCGTGAGCCCGGATAGCGCTGCCTCCCATGCGAAGTTCGCCGGGAAGTACGACCTGTCGTTCCCCCTGGTCAGCGACGAGTCGAAGAAGATGCTGGGTGCCTACGGGGTGTGGAAAGAGAAAAGTATGTACGGGCGGAAGTACATGGGCGTGGAACGCACGACGTTCATCATCGATGGGAAAGGGAAGATCACCCACGTCTTCCGGAAGGTCAAAGTCGACGGCCACGTGGAAGAAGTCCTTGCTGCCCTGGCTGAATAA
- a CDS encoding 6-carboxytetrahydropterin synthase gives MVYVTRKAHFAAAHRLYNPSWSMEENYKVFGKCNNPSGHGHNYNIEVTVAGMPPAETGMVIDLKVLAEIVDRELIELVDHKHLNVDVPFLTGIIPTAENMAMAFWKVLAPKIPFGTLYSIKLYESENNLVEYRGE, from the coding sequence ATGGTCTACGTCACCCGCAAAGCCCACTTCGCAGCCGCGCACCGGTTGTATAACCCTTCCTGGTCGATGGAGGAGAATTACAAGGTGTTCGGCAAGTGCAACAATCCGAGCGGTCACGGACACAATTACAACATCGAGGTCACCGTCGCGGGGATGCCGCCGGCGGAGACGGGCATGGTGATCGACCTGAAGGTGCTGGCAGAGATCGTGGACCGCGAGCTGATCGAACTCGTCGACCACAAGCATCTCAACGTCGATGTGCCTTTCCTGACCGGGATCATCCCCACCGCGGAGAACATGGCCATGGCGTTCTGGAAGGTCCTGGCGCCGAAGATCCCGTTCGGCACCCTGTACTCCATCAAGCTCTATGAATCCGAGAACAATCTGGTAGAATACCGCGGAGAATAA
- the folE gene encoding GTP cyclohydrolase I FolE: MDRGEMEQVIEKLLKNIGEDPQREGLLRTPHRVAKAYEFLTKGYREDISKVLNDAIFNEKYSEMVIVKDIDFFSMCEHHMLPFFGRAHVAYIPNGKIVGLSKIPRIVEVFSRRLQVQERLTQQIAETIYEALNPEGVGVVVEARHMCMMMRGVEKQNSLATTSAMLGVFREDVKTRGEFLHLIESKLSA, translated from the coding sequence ATGGATCGTGGCGAGATGGAACAGGTGATCGAGAAGTTGCTGAAGAACATCGGTGAGGACCCGCAGCGTGAAGGGCTGCTGCGGACCCCGCACCGGGTGGCGAAAGCCTATGAGTTCCTGACGAAGGGGTACCGGGAGGATATCAGCAAGGTCCTGAATGATGCCATCTTCAATGAGAAGTACAGCGAGATGGTCATCGTGAAGGACATCGACTTCTTCAGCATGTGCGAGCATCACATGCTGCCGTTCTTTGGCCGGGCGCATGTGGCCTACATTCCGAACGGGAAGATCGTCGGACTCAGCAAGATCCCGCGGATCGTTGAAGTGTTCAGCCGGCGCCTGCAGGTGCAGGAGCGGCTGACGCAGCAGATCGCCGAGACGATCTACGAAGCTCTCAACCCTGAAGGCGTTGGCGTCGTGGTCGAAGCCCGCCACATGTGCATGATGATGCGGGGCGTGGAAAAGCAGAATTCGCTGGCCACCACCAGCGCGATGCTCGGCGTGTTCCGTGAGGATGTGAAGACACGCGGAGAGTTCCTGCACCTTATCGAAAGCAAACTGAGCGCATGA
- a CDS encoding redoxin domain-containing protein codes for MSVTVGSKAPAFTLFDTDRKPRSLAEFAGKKVVLVFYPGAFTGACTKEMCALRDAMAAFNAVDAQVLGISVDSPFANKAFSDANKLAFPLLSDYSRETSKAYAGLYADFAGVQGYTASKRAVYILDGQGVVTYVWMTDTPATEPPYEEVKAALK; via the coding sequence ATGTCTGTTACCGTAGGTTCAAAAGCACCGGCGTTCACCCTGTTCGATACCGACCGCAAGCCCCGTTCGCTCGCGGAGTTCGCCGGCAAGAAGGTCGTGCTGGTATTCTACCCCGGTGCGTTCACCGGCGCCTGCACGAAGGAGATGTGTGCATTGCGTGATGCGATGGCGGCATTCAATGCGGTCGATGCTCAGGTCCTCGGTATAAGTGTGGATTCACCGTTCGCCAACAAGGCGTTCTCGGATGCGAACAAACTGGCATTCCCGTTGCTGAGCGATTACTCCCGTGAGACAAGCAAGGCGTACGCCGGTCTCTACGCGGATTTCGCCGGAGTGCAGGGGTACACGGCATCGAAGCGCGCCGTGTACATCCTCGATGGCCAGGGCGTCGTGACGTACGTGTGGATGACGGATACGCCGGCCACCGAGCCCCCGTATGAAGAAGTGAAAGCAGCGCTGAAATAA
- a CDS encoding SDR family NAD(P)-dependent oxidoreductase — translation MKRLEGKVAIVTGGSKGIGRGIGEALAREGAHVILAARDQEVIREVTVGMRAAGLHVRGLQADVSKEADVERLVDDVIRTEGGLDILVNNAGWGVFKPVIDMTVAEFDGMWATNMRGVFLMSKAAVPHMRKAGGGDIVHIASLAGKNAMKNGAGYCATKWALRGFAGSMMLEVREYNIRTITICPGSVETGFSTSGKKGANIPQPADVAAAVLFAVTAEGRAMFSEIDLRPTMP, via the coding sequence ATGAAACGGCTCGAAGGCAAGGTTGCCATCGTGACCGGTGGCAGCAAAGGGATCGGGCGGGGGATCGGCGAGGCGTTGGCCCGCGAAGGGGCCCACGTCATTCTCGCGGCGCGCGATCAGGAAGTGATCCGGGAGGTGACGGTAGGGATGCGTGCGGCCGGCCTCCATGTGCGCGGATTGCAGGCGGACGTGAGCAAGGAGGCGGATGTCGAGCGTTTGGTCGACGATGTGATCCGCACCGAGGGCGGGCTGGACATCCTGGTCAACAACGCTGGCTGGGGAGTATTCAAGCCTGTCATCGACATGACCGTGGCGGAGTTCGACGGGATGTGGGCCACGAACATGCGTGGCGTGTTCCTTATGAGCAAAGCGGCGGTCCCCCATATGCGGAAGGCCGGTGGCGGCGACATCGTGCATATCGCTTCGCTGGCGGGAAAGAATGCGATGAAGAATGGCGCCGGCTATTGCGCCACGAAATGGGCGCTGCGCGGCTTCGCCGGTTCGATGATGCTGGAGGTCCGCGAGTACAATATCCGCACGATCACGATCTGTCCGGGTTCGGTCGAGACCGGATTCTCAACATCGGGAAAGAAGGGGGCGAACATTCCGCAACCCGCGGATGTGGCTGCAGCCGTGCTCTTTGCTGTTACGGCGGAGGGGAGGGCGATGTTCAGCGAGATCGACCTGAGGCCCACGATGCCCTAG